One part of the Desulfonema ishimotonii genome encodes these proteins:
- a CDS encoding response regulator produces MRILLVEDDKKIASFIIKGLKAAGFAVDHAEDGDNGLHLALTEPYDVAIIDIMLPGRDGLSLIREMRREKINTPVIILSARGEVNDRVRGLETGGDDYLTKPFAFSELLARIQALLRRASGASDPTRFTVGDLSVNLLTREVTRGGRKIELQPLEFSLLEYLMRNAGRVVSKTMIMEHVWDYNFDPQTNVVEARISRLRDKTDRAFDKKLIHTVRGVGYVLKETD; encoded by the coding sequence ATGAGAATTCTGCTTGTCGAAGATGACAAAAAAATCGCATCCTTCATCATCAAAGGATTAAAGGCCGCCGGATTTGCCGTGGACCACGCCGAAGACGGTGACAACGGCCTCCATCTGGCCCTGACCGAACCGTATGATGTCGCGATCATTGACATTATGCTGCCCGGACGGGACGGCCTCTCGCTCATCCGGGAAATGCGGCGGGAAAAAATCAACACGCCGGTCATCATTCTGAGCGCCAGGGGTGAGGTGAACGACCGGGTCAGAGGGCTGGAGACGGGCGGAGACGACTATCTCACCAAACCCTTTGCCTTTTCCGAGTTGCTGGCACGGATTCAGGCCCTGCTCAGGCGGGCCAGCGGCGCATCCGACCCGACCCGGTTCACGGTGGGGGATCTCTCCGTCAACCTGCTGACCCGCGAGGTAACGCGCGGGGGCCGGAAGATCGAACTTCAGCCGCTGGAGTTCTCACTCCTGGAATACCTGATGCGCAACGCCGGGCGGGTGGTTTCCAAAACCATGATCATGGAACATGTGTGGGATTACAACTTCGACCCGCAGACCAACGTGGTCGAAGCGCGGATTTCGCGGCTGCGGGATAAAACAGACCGGGCATTTGACAAAAAACTGATTCACACGGTCCGGGGTGTGGGCTATGTCCTTAAAGAAACGGATTAG
- a CDS encoding ATP-binding protein, producing MSLKKRIRLPRTLSFRLTLWYGGIFTLSAATAFFLLYLLIASVLRDNTDRELLNQMSTFSSILRARGMNAVRRVMILEAQAAGERKIFFRLLYLNGLAFSSSNMSYWQNITITPEAVRQILEGQPHIFETVSLKDRKHHIRVLYGLIGPGVILQLGQPMEHTTRFIEAFQKIVAGTMCVLAISAALIGWFMARKALSGLAEVTRTAMSISGKDLHRRVPVTHKGDEIDRLATTFNQMLDRIESLITGVREMSDNIAHDLKSPVTRIRGLAEITLTSAESLEEYEQMAASTVEECDRLLGMITTMLMISKTETGTETIQSRQTDLAGLVRDACALFEPMAEDNSLSLICHTPARCGFTGDVRLIQRMIANLLDNAIRYTPGGWVHVAVESLDGKTIEIIAEDTGIGIAAADLPHVFERFYRCDPSRSRAGTGLGLSLARAIATAHGGTIRVTSTPGRGSVFTVALPRS from the coding sequence ATGTCCTTAAAGAAACGGATTAGACTCCCGCGCACCCTCTCCTTCCGGCTTACGCTCTGGTACGGCGGCATTTTCACTCTCTCCGCAGCCACCGCGTTTTTCCTCCTCTATCTGCTGATCGCGTCCGTACTCCGGGACAACACCGACCGGGAACTGCTCAACCAGATGAGTACCTTTTCCTCAATTCTCCGGGCCAGGGGAATGAACGCGGTCAGGCGGGTGATGATCCTCGAAGCCCAGGCCGCCGGGGAACGAAAGATATTCTTCCGCCTCCTCTACCTGAACGGTCTGGCGTTTTCATCCTCCAACATGTCCTACTGGCAGAACATCACCATCACCCCCGAAGCTGTCCGGCAGATTCTTGAGGGTCAGCCCCATATCTTCGAGACGGTCAGCCTCAAAGACCGCAAACATCACATCCGGGTGCTTTACGGCCTGATCGGACCGGGCGTGATTCTCCAACTGGGACAACCGATGGAACACACCACGCGATTTATCGAAGCGTTTCAGAAAATTGTTGCGGGGACCATGTGCGTGCTGGCCATCTCAGCGGCCCTGATCGGCTGGTTCATGGCCCGCAAAGCCCTTTCCGGCCTGGCGGAAGTGACCCGGACGGCCATGAGCATTTCCGGGAAGGATCTGCACAGGCGGGTTCCGGTGACACACAAGGGGGATGAAATCGACCGGCTCGCCACCACCTTCAACCAGATGCTCGACCGCATTGAATCACTGATCACCGGCGTCAGAGAGATGAGCGACAACATCGCCCATGATCTGAAAAGCCCGGTGACCCGCATCCGGGGGCTGGCGGAGATCACGCTCACCTCGGCGGAATCGCTGGAAGAGTATGAGCAGATGGCCGCCAGCACCGTCGAGGAATGCGACCGGCTGCTGGGGATGATCACCACCATGCTGATGATTTCCAAAACCGAGACCGGAACGGAGACGATTCAATCCCGGCAGACGGATCTGGCCGGGCTGGTCCGGGACGCCTGCGCCCTTTTCGAGCCAATGGCGGAAGACAACTCCCTGTCCCTGATCTGCCACACCCCGGCCCGGTGCGGATTCACGGGCGATGTGCGCCTGATTCAACGAATGATCGCCAATCTTCTGGACAATGCCATCAGATACACGCCGGGCGGATGGGTTCATGTGGCGGTCGAATCGCTTGACGGGAAAACCATTGAGATCATTGCGGAAGATACGGGTATCGGCATCGCAGCGGCGGATCTTCCCCATGTTTTTGAACGCTTTTACCGGTGTGATCCCAGCCGTTCCCGTGCCGGAACCGGTCTGGGCCTGAGCCTGGCCCGCGCCATTGCCACAGCACACGGGGGAACCATCCGCGTCACCAGCACGCCGGGCCGGGGAAGTGTTTTCACGGTCGCGCTGCCTCGGTCATAA
- a CDS encoding tetratricopeptide repeat protein, producing the protein METESHPPENLNTAAHKAEWQRLNIAVIRACQNGYSEQAIPAAEQAYRYAHDHLGETHPNTLASLTNLANIHETLKQYRKAEPLYREAFRIYEKTLGKEHPDTVNTIERLADIYAAQNRYREAEVCYKKVLKLREKTLGAHHPDTLSGIDNLAGLYEARGRYGAAEPMFVEVLRLRQNLLGQVHPDTLASMVSLARLYEMRGRYGEAESLSQKVLQIRESVLGRGHQDTLNALNSLALLCVKQERYAEAEALYEDALQRSETHLGPNHPMTLIALNNLGGLHESQDRYTEAEQYYRRALAVGKRAMGKGHPMTLSVVNNLAQLYEFQGMFEKSESLYGAMLQPRQKKPSTLPEQLADRSLPPQHMENRPIQHASPGHI; encoded by the coding sequence GTGGAAACAGAGAGCCATCCGCCCGAGAATCTGAATACGGCAGCACACAAAGCCGAATGGCAGCGGCTGAATATTGCTGTTATCCGGGCCTGTCAGAACGGATATTCGGAACAGGCCATTCCGGCTGCGGAGCAGGCATACCGCTACGCACATGACCACTTGGGTGAAACCCATCCCAACACACTCGCCTCCCTGACCAATCTGGCAAATATCCATGAAACCCTGAAACAGTATAGAAAGGCTGAACCGCTTTACAGGGAAGCCTTTCGGATTTATGAAAAAACCCTGGGTAAAGAGCATCCCGATACCGTGAATACCATTGAGCGTCTGGCAGATATATATGCCGCTCAGAACCGGTACCGGGAAGCCGAAGTCTGTTACAAAAAAGTGTTGAAGCTTCGTGAAAAAACGCTGGGCGCCCACCACCCCGATACCCTGTCAGGCATTGATAATCTGGCCGGACTCTATGAAGCCAGAGGCCGGTACGGTGCTGCCGAACCCATGTTCGTGGAGGTACTCAGACTTCGCCAGAATCTTCTGGGGCAGGTTCACCCGGACACGCTGGCCTCTATGGTCAGTCTGGCAAGGTTGTATGAGATGCGCGGGCGGTACGGGGAGGCGGAATCGCTTTCTCAGAAGGTGCTGCAAATCCGCGAAAGCGTTCTGGGCAGAGGCCATCAGGATACCCTGAACGCACTGAACAGCCTGGCGCTCCTCTGTGTCAAACAGGAGCGGTATGCAGAGGCAGAGGCACTGTATGAAGACGCATTGCAGCGGAGCGAAACTCACCTGGGCCCCAATCACCCCATGACGCTGATCGCGCTCAACAACCTCGGCGGGCTGCATGAGTCACAGGACCGGTACACAGAGGCGGAACAGTATTACCGGAGAGCGCTGGCGGTGGGAAAAAGGGCAATGGGAAAGGGCCACCCCATGACACTGAGTGTTGTCAACAATCTGGCCCAGCTTTATGAATTCCAGGGCATGTTTGAAAAGTCGGAATCGCTCTACGGGGCGATGCTTCAGCCCCGTCAGAAAAAGCCTTCAACGCTGCCGGAACAGCTTGCGGACCGGTCCCTGCCGCCTCAGCATATGGAAAACAGACCGATTCAGCACGCCAGTCCGGGGCATATCTGA
- the uvrA gene encoding excinuclease ABC subunit UvrA: MPMKRHPKLPKIEFERRLFRAEPSAEELDSIIVRGAREHNLKNIDVEVPKKKLIVFTGVSGSGKSSLAFDTIFAEGQRRYVESLSAYARQFIGQMEKPRYDTIRGLSPTISIEQRAASKNPRSTVGTITEIYDYLRVLFARIGEQYCCKCGSRVGRGDAQTMVDQIMEIPPASKILILAPIVENRKGEHRKLLEGLKKEGFARVRVNGVVQPIEEVQSLAKHKKHNIEVVADRLKIRADDDFRKRLTDSVETALKFGQGKLIVHVIGREDLKMSEARSCCGIAYPELDPPLFSFNSPQGMCPDCNGIGSQLYMDADKIVPDRRLSIREGAVVPWRNQFAKPDSENNSWSMQQIKAMAEHWRIDLDTPWEKLQKKQRDIVLFGADGSEITFRWDSEKIQGDIKMSWEGIVHTLMRRYRQTRSESQKKWYGTFMSEATCRTCNGQRLRPEVLSVRVGGRSVMEICAMTISEAYDFLNGLELSGNRKLIAGELLKEITGRLGFLLNVGLDYLSLDRKGPTLSGGESQRIRLASQVGSELTGVLYILDEPSIGLHQRDNIRLLETLCHLRDIGNTLIVIEHDQETMEAADWIVDIGPGAGLLGGQIVAQGTPAQIRNDTASVTGKFLNGTEQIPIPARRRTPKCVGNRWLTVQKASENNLADVTVRIPLGLLVAVTGVSGAGKSTLVNQILYPALARRLHNATLEVGRHKGIQGLSHLNKVINIDQKAIGRTPRSNPATYTKVFDHIRDLFALLPESKARGYKKGRFSFNVKGGRCEACKGDGYIRVEMHFLADVYVPCETCRGRRFNDATLQVRYKGHSIADVLDLSVRQARELFDSHPKIRTILDTLMDVGLGYIRLGQAATTLSGGEAQRIKLARELAKRDTGQTLYILDEPTTGLHFQDIRMLLNVLQRLADGGNTVVVIEHNLDVIKTADWIIDLGPEGGKSGGRVVAEGAPEKVARSEHSYTGYFLDEILNGERVVN, encoded by the coding sequence ATGCCCATGAAACGACATCCGAAATTGCCCAAAATCGAGTTTGAACGCCGCCTGTTCAGGGCCGAACCGTCCGCCGAAGAGCTGGATTCTATCATCGTCAGGGGCGCGCGGGAACATAATCTGAAGAACATCGACGTGGAAGTGCCCAAAAAAAAGCTCATCGTCTTCACGGGCGTCTCCGGGTCGGGCAAGTCGAGTCTGGCTTTTGACACCATTTTTGCCGAGGGCCAGCGTCGGTATGTGGAATCCCTGTCGGCTTACGCCCGGCAGTTCATCGGGCAGATGGAAAAACCCCGGTACGACACCATCCGGGGCCTGTCGCCCACCATCTCCATTGAGCAGAGGGCCGCCAGCAAAAACCCCCGGTCCACGGTGGGAACCATCACCGAGATTTACGACTATCTGCGGGTACTCTTTGCCCGCATCGGGGAGCAATACTGCTGCAAATGCGGCAGCCGGGTGGGCCGGGGCGATGCCCAGACCATGGTGGACCAGATCATGGAGATCCCCCCGGCCTCCAAAATTCTGATTCTGGCCCCCATTGTGGAAAATCGCAAGGGGGAACACCGGAAACTGCTGGAAGGCCTGAAAAAAGAGGGCTTTGCACGGGTCCGGGTCAACGGCGTGGTCCAGCCCATTGAAGAAGTGCAGAGCTTGGCCAAACACAAAAAGCACAACATCGAGGTGGTGGCGGATCGCCTCAAAATCCGGGCGGATGATGATTTCCGCAAACGGCTCACCGACTCGGTGGAAACGGCGCTGAAGTTCGGGCAGGGCAAACTCATTGTCCACGTCATTGGCCGGGAAGACCTGAAGATGAGCGAGGCCCGTTCCTGCTGCGGGATTGCCTACCCGGAATTGGACCCGCCGCTTTTTTCCTTTAACTCGCCCCAGGGCATGTGCCCGGACTGCAACGGCATCGGCAGCCAGCTTTACATGGACGCGGACAAAATTGTGCCGGACAGACGCCTCTCCATCCGGGAGGGCGCGGTGGTGCCGTGGCGCAACCAGTTTGCCAAACCCGACAGCGAAAACAACTCCTGGAGTATGCAGCAGATAAAGGCGATGGCGGAACACTGGCGGATTGATCTGGACACGCCGTGGGAAAAGCTGCAAAAAAAGCAGCGGGACATCGTCCTTTTCGGCGCTGACGGCAGCGAGATCACCTTTCGCTGGGATTCGGAGAAGATTCAGGGCGATATAAAAATGTCGTGGGAGGGGATTGTCCATACCCTGATGCGGCGCTACCGGCAGACCCGTTCCGAAAGCCAGAAGAAATGGTATGGCACCTTCATGTCCGAGGCCACCTGCCGTACCTGTAACGGGCAGCGGCTCAGGCCGGAGGTACTCAGCGTCCGGGTCGGGGGGCGCTCCGTTATGGAGATCTGCGCCATGACCATCAGCGAGGCATATGACTTCCTGAACGGGCTGGAACTGAGCGGCAACAGAAAGCTCATTGCCGGGGAGCTGCTCAAAGAGATCACAGGCCGCCTCGGATTTCTGCTCAACGTGGGGCTGGACTATCTCTCCCTGGACCGCAAGGGGCCGACACTGTCGGGCGGTGAATCCCAGCGCATCCGGCTCGCCTCCCAGGTCGGGTCCGAGCTGACGGGCGTACTCTATATTCTGGACGAGCCCTCCATCGGCCTGCACCAGCGGGACAACATCAGGCTTCTGGAGACCCTCTGTCATCTGCGGGACATCGGCAACACCCTCATTGTCATCGAACATGATCAGGAGACAATGGAGGCTGCCGACTGGATCGTGGACATCGGGCCGGGGGCCGGGCTGCTGGGCGGGCAGATCGTGGCCCAGGGTACGCCGGCGCAGATCAGAAATGACACGGCATCTGTCACCGGAAAATTTCTGAACGGGACCGAGCAGATTCCGATTCCGGCCAGGCGGCGGACCCCGAAATGCGTGGGGAACCGGTGGCTCACGGTCCAGAAGGCATCGGAAAACAATCTGGCCGATGTGACCGTCAGAATCCCCTTGGGCCTGCTGGTGGCGGTCACAGGCGTATCCGGGGCCGGGAAATCGACCCTGGTCAACCAGATCCTCTATCCGGCCCTGGCCCGCAGGCTCCACAATGCTACGCTGGAGGTGGGCCGGCATAAAGGCATTCAGGGGCTTTCCCATCTCAACAAGGTGATCAACATCGACCAGAAGGCCATCGGTCGGACGCCCCGGAGCAATCCGGCCACCTATACCAAGGTCTTTGACCATATCCGGGATCTCTTCGCCCTGCTGCCGGAATCAAAGGCCCGTGGGTATAAAAAGGGGCGCTTTTCATTTAACGTCAAAGGCGGGCGGTGCGAGGCGTGCAAGGGGGACGGATATATCAGGGTGGAGATGCACTTTCTGGCGGACGTGTATGTGCCCTGCGAAACCTGCCGGGGGCGGCGGTTCAACGATGCCACGCTCCAGGTGCGCTATAAGGGGCATTCCATCGCCGACGTGCTGGACCTTTCCGTGCGCCAGGCCCGCGAACTGTTTGACAGTCACCCGAAAATCAGAACCATTCTGGACACCCTCATGGATGTGGGGCTGGGCTATATCAGGCTGGGGCAGGCGGCCACGACCCTGTCGGGCGGGGAAGCCCAGCGGATCAAGCTGGCGCGGGAGCTGGCCAAGCGCGATACGGGCCAGACCCTTTATATTCTGGATGAGCCGACCACAGGGCTCCACTTTCAGGACATACGGATGCTGCTGAACGTGCTTCAGCGGCTGGCGGACGGGGGGAATACCGTGGTGGTCATCGAGCACAACCTCGATGTGATCAAGACGGCCGACTGGATCATCGACCTGGGGCCGGAGGGCGGCAAATCCGGGGGCCGGGTGGTGGCCGAAGGGGCACCGGAAAAGGTGGCCCGGTCCGAGCACAGCTACACCGGCTATTTTCTGGATGAGATCCTGAACGGGGAGCGGGTGGTGAATTAA
- the rarD gene encoding EamA family transporter RarD has protein sequence MSAHNEQQKAWIGAGCGISAFLIWGLSPLYWHTLKTVPALEIIMHRIIWSFAFLLPLILLQGRWAEFMAALRDRRTLLVLAATSVIVSGNWLLYIWSVNNGHVLQASLGYYINPLVNVLLGMIFLRERLRLTQLIAVAVASAGVLYLTLDYGTFPWVSLTLAFSFGVYGLIRKMAAVGSLVGLSVETLLLSVPALIYLGNLEMSGNAVFFHNGIRTDALLTAAALVTALPLLLFTMGTRRLNFSTIGFIQYIGPTCMFFLGVFVFGEPFTRTHGIAFSLIWLALAIYSLDSITFFRKRAERATV, from the coding sequence ATGTCTGCCCATAACGAGCAACAAAAGGCCTGGATCGGCGCGGGTTGCGGTATCTCCGCTTTTCTGATCTGGGGATTAAGTCCCCTCTACTGGCACACGCTGAAAACGGTTCCGGCTCTGGAAATCATTATGCACCGGATCATCTGGTCTTTCGCATTTCTCCTGCCCCTGATTCTGCTTCAGGGACGATGGGCCGAATTTATGGCCGCGCTCAGAGACCGGCGCACCCTTTTGGTTCTGGCCGCCACATCGGTGATTGTCAGCGGCAACTGGCTGCTCTATATCTGGTCCGTGAATAACGGCCATGTGTTGCAGGCCAGTCTGGGATATTACATCAATCCGCTGGTCAACGTCCTGCTGGGAATGATTTTTCTCAGGGAGCGGCTGCGCCTGACGCAACTGATTGCCGTGGCTGTGGCCAGCGCCGGGGTGCTGTACCTGACACTGGATTACGGCACATTCCCGTGGGTATCGCTGACGCTGGCGTTTTCTTTCGGGGTTTACGGCCTGATTCGCAAAATGGCTGCGGTGGGATCGCTGGTGGGCCTTTCGGTGGAGACACTGCTGCTGTCGGTGCCGGCGCTGATTTACCTCGGCAATCTGGAGATGTCCGGCAACGCCGTGTTTTTCCATAACGGGATTCGGACGGATGCACTGCTGACCGCTGCCGCCCTGGTAACGGCGCTGCCACTGCTGCTTTTTACAATGGGCACACGGCGTCTTAATTTCTCAACCATCGGTTTTATCCAGTACATCGGCCCGACCTGCATGTTTTTTCTGGGGGTATTTGTCTTTGGCGAGCCGTTTACCCGGACACACGGCATCGCCTTTTCGCTGATATGGCTGGCGCTGGCCATCTATTCGCTTGATTCGATCACATTTTTCAGAAAAAGGGCAGAACGGGCAACCGTATAA